The genomic DNA ATGAGCACGGAATTCGGGCGCGAAATTGCGGCCCACGGATCGATCCAGCCTTATCTCGACGCCGTCATGAGTCCCGGACGGGTGGAACTTTCGTAGCACCTCCTGTCATCTCAAACGGTTGCCACGCGAGTCATCCCGGCTATGGTCGCGCCGCTGATGAGCGTCCCGATTTCCACCGGTGTGGTGTTTCAAGCGCAGAAGTTGCGCAAGGTCTATCACACCGGTGAGCTCGATGTGGTCGCGCTCCATGGTGTGGATCTCGAAATGAGCGCGGGCGAGCTGGTCTGCTTGTTGGGCGCTTCCGGCAGCGGGAAATCGACGCTGCTCAATATCCTCGGCGGCCTCGATGTGCCCACCTCCGGTCACTTGGTCTACAAGGGCTGGCCGCTTGATGGCGCGGACGAGAACATCCTCACCTCCTTCCGCCGCAACTGCGTCGGCTTCGTCTTCCAATTCTACAATCTCATCCCGAGCCTCACCGCGCGGGAGAACGTGGCGCTCATCACCGATATCTCCGCCGACCCTATGACGCCGGAAGACGCGCTGGAAATGGTGGGCCTCGGCAAGCGGATGGACCACTTCCCGTCGCAGCTATCCGGTGGCGAGCAGCAGCGCGTCGCGATCGCGCGCGCCATCGCCAAGCGGCCGGAGGTCCTGCTCTGCGACGAGCCGACCGGCGCGCTCGACGTGACCACCGGCATCACGGTGTTAGAAGCGGTGGAGCGCATCAACCGCGAGCTCGGCACGCTGACCGTGGTGATCACGCACAATGCCGCGATGGCGGAAATGGCGGACCGGGTGCTGCATCTTTCCGACGGCAAGATCGTCAGCGAAGAGCGCAATGCGGTGAGGCTTCCGGCGAAGGAACTGAAGTGGTGAACGAAGGGCCGAGTGATTCATGATCCAACCGCTCGACCGCAAGCTGCTGCGCGATCTTGGCCGAATGAAGGGCCAGGTGTTCGCGGTCAGCCTGGTCATGGCTTGCGGGCTGGCGATGATGATCATGACGCGCAGCCTGATCCTCACGCTGGAGTCGACGCGCGATGCCTACTACCAGCAGTACGCGCTGGCAGATGTATTCGCCACCTTGAAGCGCGCGCCGCTCGCGATGGCGGAACGGGTGGCGGAATTGCCAGGCGTCTCCACGCTCGAAGCCCGGGTAGCGGTGGATGTGACGCTGGACTTGCCGGGCCTCGCGGAGCCGGCGA from Luteolibacter sp. Y139 includes the following:
- a CDS encoding ABC transporter ATP-binding protein; its protein translation is MSVPISTGVVFQAQKLRKVYHTGELDVVALHGVDLEMSAGELVCLLGASGSGKSTLLNILGGLDVPTSGHLVYKGWPLDGADENILTSFRRNCVGFVFQFYNLIPSLTARENVALITDISADPMTPEDALEMVGLGKRMDHFPSQLSGGEQQRVAIARAIAKRPEVLLCDEPTGALDVTTGITVLEAVERINRELGTLTVVITHNAAMAEMADRVLHLSDGKIVSEERNAVRLPAKELKW